Proteins encoded by one window of Halomonas sp. SH5A2:
- a CDS encoding AzlD domain-containing protein: MSTALWLAVVVSALGTLLMRVVPFMWMQRRLDSDTGMNAMPQWLGILGPLMIAAVLGVSVVPVSPSVMSWIATVIGLSVTLLVWWRLRSLGWPVAAGVSVFGLVEVVAVLVG; this comes from the coding sequence ATGAGTACCGCGCTTTGGCTCGCCGTTGTAGTGTCGGCCTTGGGCACCCTGCTGATGCGGGTGGTGCCGTTTATGTGGATGCAGCGCCGCCTGGATAGCGACACCGGCATGAACGCCATGCCGCAATGGCTTGGGATTCTCGGCCCGTTGATGATTGCGGCCGTGTTAGGCGTATCCGTTGTGCCAGTGAGCCCTAGCGTGATGTCCTGGATCGCGACCGTCATCGGGCTTAGCGTCACACTGCTGGTGTGGTGGCGACTGCGCTCGCTGGGTTGGCCGGTGGCCGCTGGGGTCAGCGTGTTTGGCCTGGTGGAAGTCGTCGCCGTGTTAGTGGGGTAA
- a CDS encoding helix-turn-helix domain-containing protein has product MDALSLNTLGHHLQRLRLERGWSLSQLASEAGIAKSNLCRLEQGNGNPTLDTIWRLAVKLNVPFGTLVAPISVPLGEDGVQVRLIDQGKDCPQVDAYWMRCAPHTLRQAEAHTPGTRESLTLISGWLEAGPEGDTTTLTPGCHVTFCADQPHLYRTQAAAATLLMTITYGKEGETP; this is encoded by the coding sequence ATGGATGCACTTTCCCTCAACACCCTTGGCCACCATCTACAGAGACTTCGCCTCGAACGCGGCTGGTCGCTTTCGCAGCTGGCCAGTGAGGCGGGCATCGCAAAATCCAACCTGTGCCGCCTTGAGCAAGGTAACGGCAACCCGACCCTGGACACGATCTGGCGCCTGGCCGTAAAGCTGAATGTGCCTTTCGGCACCTTGGTCGCGCCCATTTCCGTGCCGCTCGGCGAAGACGGCGTGCAGGTGCGCCTGATCGATCAAGGCAAGGACTGCCCCCAGGTAGATGCTTACTGGATGCGCTGCGCACCCCATACATTGCGCCAAGCCGAAGCCCATACACCGGGCACGCGAGAATCCCTCACGCTGATCAGCGGCTGGCTGGAAGCAGGGCCAGAGGGCGACACGACAACGCTGACGCCCGGGTGCCATGTCACCTTTTGCGCTGACCAACCCCACCTCTACCGCACCCAAGCGGCGGCGGCCACCCTGCTAATGACCATTACCTACGGTAAAGAAGGCGAAACACCATGA
- a CDS encoding LysR substrate-binding domain-containing protein — translation MRIERLPLNALRAFAEAVRENSFKAAASRLGVTPGAVSRQVKQLEDRLGVVLFERHANGVCATEAGRGLAEDVQAGLLRIASGVQNVTERSEDAFRLLLSAPPSFLQLWLLPRLPGFEANERQIEISLDAEARLTPPSWMPNRARLSLRYGKGPWPGVTSQRLFEDTLFPVCSPTLLAQEHIHTPTDLLAQTLLTVDWCSHAGHPIPSWHDWFKNAGVAIKKIPHQRQYSLYSLALDQAIAGQGVVLASYPLVADRLASGVLVRPFAEHYPLASPFAYELILPSEGVTPPAVARFTEWLEQEAAHFRGTPPDRHL, via the coding sequence ATGAGAATTGAGAGGCTACCGCTGAATGCACTGCGCGCGTTTGCCGAAGCCGTGCGAGAAAATAGCTTTAAAGCCGCCGCGTCTCGTTTGGGAGTGACCCCTGGCGCCGTTAGCCGGCAGGTGAAACAGCTGGAGGATCGATTGGGTGTGGTGCTGTTTGAACGGCATGCCAATGGCGTGTGCGCGACCGAAGCTGGCCGGGGGCTTGCTGAAGATGTGCAAGCGGGTCTTTTGCGCATCGCCAGCGGCGTGCAGAACGTCACCGAGCGCTCAGAAGACGCGTTTCGCTTACTATTGAGTGCGCCACCTTCTTTCCTACAGCTTTGGCTACTCCCCCGCTTACCCGGTTTTGAAGCCAATGAGCGGCAAATAGAGATCTCTCTGGATGCCGAGGCGCGCTTGACGCCGCCGTCATGGATGCCCAACAGGGCGCGCTTATCGTTGCGCTACGGCAAGGGGCCCTGGCCCGGCGTCACCAGCCAGCGTCTGTTTGAAGACACCCTCTTTCCTGTTTGCTCGCCCACCCTGTTAGCGCAGGAGCATATACACACGCCTACCGACCTGCTGGCCCAGACACTGCTCACCGTGGACTGGTGCAGCCATGCGGGTCACCCGATCCCAAGCTGGCACGACTGGTTTAAAAACGCCGGAGTGGCAATCAAGAAGATCCCCCACCAGCGCCAATACTCGCTCTACAGTTTGGCGCTCGATCAGGCTATTGCCGGGCAGGGCGTGGTACTGGCCAGCTACCCATTGGTGGCCGACCGTCTCGCTAGCGGGGTGTTGGTGCGCCCATTTGCTGAGCACTACCCGCTCGCTTCTCCGTTCGCCTATGAACTGATTCTGCCTTCTGAAGGCGTAACACCACCGGCGGTGGCGCGCTTCACCGAGTGGCTAGAACAAGAAGCCGCCCACTTTCGGGGAACGCCCCCAGACAGGCATCTATAA
- a CDS encoding AzlC family ABC transporter permease: MSQLAQHSSARSALQGVREAIPLLGGYIPVSLSFGVIATQAGFSMWEAAAISLLIYAGASQFLFVGMVAAGSPLWLVVAMTLLINVRHVVYGPNLAALLPRSRHWPWLMHGLTDQVFALALTRLPQLPEPKRFGWFVGASLLAWGVWIVGTMVGATAGETLTARWPLLGEVMPFALPALFLTMVAPRFTNKRWAMAMGLTILAALGLTLVGWSNMAIPLAAACGALCFYTVKFEKRRRDS, from the coding sequence ATGAGCCAACTTGCCCAACATTCCTCCGCCCGGAGCGCGTTGCAGGGCGTTCGTGAAGCGATTCCTCTGCTTGGCGGCTACATCCCAGTCTCGCTCTCGTTTGGAGTCATCGCCACGCAAGCTGGATTTAGCATGTGGGAAGCCGCCGCTATCTCATTGCTCATCTATGCGGGTGCCTCGCAGTTCTTATTCGTTGGCATGGTGGCCGCGGGGTCTCCATTGTGGCTTGTCGTGGCAATGACACTGCTGATTAACGTACGCCATGTGGTGTACGGCCCTAACCTGGCGGCGTTATTACCGCGCAGCCGCCACTGGCCCTGGCTGATGCACGGTCTAACCGACCAGGTATTTGCCCTGGCACTCACCCGGCTGCCCCAGTTGCCTGAGCCCAAACGCTTTGGCTGGTTTGTTGGCGCATCGCTGCTGGCCTGGGGTGTTTGGATAGTTGGCACAATGGTAGGCGCTACGGCAGGGGAAACGTTAACCGCCCGCTGGCCGCTACTCGGAGAAGTGATGCCCTTCGCGCTACCCGCCCTGTTTCTTACCATGGTGGCTCCGCGCTTCACCAATAAACGCTGGGCAATGGCCATGGGGCTCACCATCCTGGCTGCGCTAGGTTTAACGCTGGTCGGCTGGAGCAACATGGCGATTCCGCTGGCAGCCGCCTGCGGCGCGCTATGCTTCTACACGGTTAAATTCGAAAAAAGGAGGCGTGACTCATGA
- a CDS encoding DMT family transporter, which translates to MNNQRIASNAHAARMLGHTQRKSVDAAAASLMLLFCLVLGFQQVAIKGVAEDISPVVQIALRSAIAGCLVGLLAYWRGIHWADVGRHWGPGLLVGLGFAAEFAFVAWGLTYTLASHMSVFLYTAPIFAALGLHLWVPGEQLSLRQWWGVGLAFLGMVIAMAPSGAYSIDILIGDALGLLAGLSWAATTVVIRKTSLSEAPAELTLSYQLSVTALLLLPVAALSGQLMSAQFTSMAVASLAFQALIISFAALMLWFTLLRRYRASQLGVFSFLGPLFGVLFGTLLLNEPLSINFLVGGGVILVGIVLVTR; encoded by the coding sequence ATGAATAATCAAAGAATAGCCTCGAATGCCCATGCTGCCAGGATGCTAGGGCATACGCAGCGAAAGTCAGTGGATGCTGCAGCAGCATCGCTGATGCTGCTGTTTTGTCTGGTGCTGGGGTTTCAGCAGGTGGCGATTAAAGGCGTGGCTGAGGATATCTCACCTGTGGTGCAGATCGCCCTGCGCTCCGCTATCGCCGGTTGTCTGGTGGGGTTGCTCGCCTATTGGCGCGGCATTCACTGGGCGGATGTGGGCCGCCATTGGGGGCCTGGGTTACTGGTTGGTCTTGGGTTTGCGGCCGAGTTCGCTTTTGTCGCTTGGGGGCTGACTTACACACTGGCATCGCATATGTCGGTCTTTCTCTACACCGCGCCGATCTTCGCAGCGCTGGGACTTCATCTCTGGGTGCCGGGGGAGCAGCTTTCCCTTCGCCAGTGGTGGGGCGTTGGCTTGGCGTTTCTGGGTATGGTGATTGCCATGGCGCCGAGCGGTGCCTATAGCATCGATATCCTCATCGGTGATGCGCTGGGGTTGCTCGCAGGCCTCTCCTGGGCGGCCACCACTGTGGTGATCCGCAAGACCTCGCTGTCTGAGGCCCCCGCAGAGCTCACTCTAAGCTATCAGCTGAGTGTGACGGCGCTGCTGCTACTGCCAGTGGCGGCTCTGTCGGGGCAGTTAATGAGCGCGCAGTTTACTTCCATGGCGGTTGCTAGCCTCGCTTTTCAGGCGCTGATTATTTCATTTGCCGCGCTGATGCTGTGGTTCACGCTGCTACGCCGCTATCGCGCGTCCCAGTTGGGTGTGTTCTCTTTCCTGGGACCGCTGTTCGGCGTCCTTTTTGGCACTCTGTTGCTCAACGAGCCGTTAAGCATCAATTTTCTGGTGGGCGGCGGCGTTATCCTGGTTGGCATCGTACTGGTGACGCGATAA